In 'Nostoc azollae' 0708, the following are encoded in one genomic region:
- a CDS encoding DUF6765 family protein has translation MVRECIQHRESAYGLHPLGITMHAYVDIWANQGFAGVNHRVNEAKKLPDENDQPDRNLMDRLKNYFISEA, from the coding sequence ATGGTGAGGGAGTGCATTCAGCATCGTGAAAGTGCTTATGGTTTGCATCCTCTGGGTATTACAATGCACGCTTATGTTGACATCTGGGCGAATCAAGGTTTTGCTGGTGTGAATCATCGGGTCAATGAAGCGAAGAAATTGCCAGATGAAAATGACCAACCAGATCGTAATTTGATGGATAGATTGAAGAATTATTTTATCAGTGAAGCTTGA
- a CDS encoding DUF6765 family protein, which produces MVARLAGFEHEGASIVAYCAQYVADAINADLIQFDNGTMCTRISWAHKMLDYRNFQELVNYQVWIPFHFLPGNAAKKSGEDPEGKFIKKLICRPK; this is translated from the coding sequence ATTGTAGCGCGACTAGCTGGTTTTGAACATGAAGGTGCTAGTATTGTCGCTTACTGCGCCCAGTATGTAGCTGATGCGATTAATGCCGATTTAATCCAATTCGATAATGGTACGATGTGTACCCGCATCAGTTGGGCTCATAAAATGCTAGATTATCGCAATTTTCAGGAGTTAGTAAATTACCAAGTTTGGATTCCTTTTCATTTTTTACCAGGAAATGCCGCGAAAAAATCAGGTGAAGATCCGGAAGGGAAGTTTATTAAAAAATTGATTTGTCGTCCTAAGTGA
- a CDS encoding lysophospholipid acyltransferase family protein — MENTTDSETLPPLTETAIKRVWEGVAAASDRTIRHTIETTLNGLSAIDQEYGERRVNANIRRCVVRSLIHSLFCVKVENIENIPHTPAILAANHLHHIDPLVLLTEIPTQPHYYILGDARTLYNKWWKRWILGSAGGVIPLERIWGEELAVIAAANTGRDDLKELSQVIKDTVNPGGDIQTIRRIDRIVSAILARGDGLIIFPEGRLGTAEGYLHPFKRGTVIYALRGGVPIVPLSLVGTHDLFLRKKLIVRVGEPLYFPLTSRPKRQEIDAALENLQQAIQALLPTDYQEPTGIKLLQNFLNRMLF; from the coding sequence ATGGAAAATACTACGGACTCGGAAACTTTACCACCTTTGACTGAGACTGCTATTAAGCGGGTATGGGAAGGTGTAGCAGCGGCAAGCGATCGCACTATTCGTCATACTATAGAAACTACTCTCAATGGGCTTTCAGCTATTGATCAGGAATATGGGGAACGGCGAGTTAATGCTAATATCAGACGTTGTGTAGTGCGATCACTCATTCATTCCCTATTCTGTGTGAAAGTCGAAAATATTGAAAATATCCCTCACACACCAGCAATCTTGGCTGCTAACCATCTTCACCACATCGACCCATTAGTTTTGCTCACAGAGATACCAACCCAGCCACACTATTACATTCTCGGTGATGCCCGCACTCTCTATAACAAATGGTGGAAACGCTGGATTTTAGGTTCTGCAGGTGGTGTGATTCCTTTAGAACGCATCTGGGGAGAAGAACTGGCTGTTATTGCTGCTGCGAACACTGGACGAGATGATTTAAAAGAACTTTCTCAAGTTATTAAAGATACAGTTAATCCTGGTGGAGATATCCAAACGATACGCCGTATAGACCGCATTGTTTCCGCAATTTTAGCCCGTGGAGATGGTTTGATCATTTTTCCTGAAGGAAGACTGGGAACTGCTGAGGGTTATTTACATCCGTTTAAACGCGGAACAGTAATTTATGCTTTGCGGGGAGGAGTACCAATTGTACCCTTATCATTAGTCGGAACTCATGACCTATTTTTGAGAAAAAAGTTAATAGTTAGGGTGGGTGAACCTTTATATTTCCCCCTAACTAGCAGGCCAAAGCGTCAAGAAATAGATGCAGCTTTGGAAAATTTACAGCAAGCGATACAGGCTTTGTTACCTACTGATTATCAAGAACCAACGGGGATAAAGTTGTTACAAAATTTTCTCAATCGGATGTTGTTCTAA
- a CDS encoding SdrD B-like domain-containing protein, with translation MADNTLSIFNSTLPTTATEILIRDQQDTSTTTKSILPSYVNVTITNGGLLNGSYDAWCINATTNLNGGSFNNASVYSSYGSIPTDILYTDLQTVASDHDPYLDKLQRINWLMNNVTEAANLVNNKYRYNNVDYTYGDVQLAIWKILGDPVDTTDSGTLGTYDTTHQKANDLIALAVTNGTDFVPVAGQDFGVIVKGLNLQPILLEVKTAGIGDFVWEDLNANGIQEANESGIDGATVTLLNESGAVIGTTTTGDNSKTTIIVEKGWYQFGPLLCNITVNAAGVTNAPSGFYQVKFTLPNGFNTVSPYLQGNNTYLDSNTNPSNNFTSTPITLVTGQINKTVDAGFFNLASLSGSVYVDANNNGVRDANETGIAGTTITLTGTDASGNTVSRTTTTDANGNYTVDNLRPGTYTLTESQPSAYLDGKDAVGTQGGTLNNDNISSITLTSGTNGTGNNFGELTPASIGDRVWLDNNANGIQDDGELGISNATVKLLNADSTVVATTTTGSDGLYSFTNLQPGDYKVQFVQPTGINGVSPANASSDDSVDSDGLISDVVNLSAGDNDTTVDSGLYKTASLGNFVFNDANNNGIQDTTEAGVSGVTVTLTSGGTDGLISTTGDNTTLTTTTNASGSYNFDGLTPGQQYQVGFSNLPAGYQFTQANLGTDDTVDSDASTSTGQTQIVTLASGENNTTVDAGIYQSTDDLSITKTDGLTIVTPGQQITYTIAAQNNGLITATNALVSDIMPTNLTNVTWTSVASGGATDNQTSGRGSINDYVTLTAGSSITYTVTGIVAANAVSTNSTGSLTTFDFNGSSSTDGTDGNTVTFKKDGISVTARAFSRVDRTNGAWNNAYLGSYSGGLAVTDSSESTSSDRVDNVGGRDNYVLFQFSESVVVNQAYLQYVVNDSDMSVWIAKFNNTITTLSDSILNSFGFTEINLGSSSNRWADINANQNLGNTLVIAAKTDDTEDKFKIWYLDVQKDVQKYVALATVSLTNTATVTAPTGFTDTNTSNNSATDTDTVIATPTVPSAPGVPTPDFWENCDWQKFWDRIQGNEPSQKTQSNFADSDLLFAPYTNSEQPGKVLDPVSGSYDIGLLIGDFNRNGKTDAGENTIFYTLDQARQIVDSNLHPNTDKRYDLGHSLVAGWLNYLAGNPIDTGNTTDQDERYYINEGINWLRALTPDENGDNKGDGAIYQMTGICSVNSPHLANSVWTTSFGRGSSLLSAYRSNTNVLYPLDSGDLINSNLDGYNNSLGLADNVSYGGNP, from the coding sequence ATGGCAGACAATACTCTCTCAATATTCAACTCCACATTACCAACTACAGCTACCGAAATACTCATACGTGATCAACAAGATACATCAACAACTACAAAATCAATTTTACCCAGCTACGTCAATGTCACCATCACTAACGGTGGATTACTCAACGGAAGTTATGACGCTTGGTGTATTAACGCTACAACTAACCTGAACGGAGGCAGTTTTAACAACGCTAGTGTATATTCTAGCTATGGAAGCATACCCACTGATATCCTTTATACAGATTTACAGACAGTTGCCTCAGATCACGATCCCTACCTGGATAAACTTCAGCGAATCAACTGGCTGATGAACAACGTTACCGAAGCAGCCAACTTAGTCAATAACAAATACCGCTACAATAATGTTGACTATACGTATGGTGATGTACAGTTAGCCATATGGAAAATCCTTGGCGACCCGGTAGACACTACAGACAGTGGTACATTAGGGACCTATGACACAACCCATCAAAAGGCAAATGATCTCATTGCTCTGGCTGTAACCAATGGTACTGACTTTGTGCCTGTAGCAGGACAAGATTTTGGTGTCATTGTTAAGGGTTTGAATTTACAGCCTATCTTACTGGAAGTTAAGACAGCGGGTATTGGAGATTTTGTTTGGGAAGACCTGAATGCGAATGGGATTCAGGAAGCTAACGAATCAGGAATTGATGGAGCAACAGTCACATTGCTCAATGAAAGCGGTGCTGTTATTGGTACTACTACGACCGGAGACAACTCCAAGACAACAATAATAGTTGAGAAGGGCTGGTATCAGTTTGGACCACTTTTATGTAATATCACCGTTAATGCCGCTGGTGTCACTAATGCCCCCAGTGGCTTTTATCAGGTGAAATTTACCTTGCCGAATGGCTTTAACACAGTCAGTCCATATCTCCAAGGTAATAACACATATCTAGATTCCAACACCAACCCCAGCAACAATTTTACTTCAACTCCCATTACCTTAGTTACTGGACAAATTAACAAAACAGTTGATGCTGGATTTTTCAATCTTGCAAGCCTTTCTGGCAGCGTATACGTAGATGCCAACAACAACGGTGTCAGAGATGCAAATGAAACAGGCATTGCTGGGACAACCATTACCCTCACAGGTACAGATGCTTCAGGAAACACAGTCAGCCGCACCACCACCACAGATGCTAATGGTAACTACACAGTAGACAACCTGCGTCCTGGAACATATACCCTGACAGAAAGCCAACCTAGTGCTTACCTAGATGGTAAAGATGCGGTAGGTACTCAAGGTGGAACATTAAATAACGACAATATCAGCAGCATTACCCTGACATCAGGGACAAATGGCACTGGTAATAATTTCGGTGAACTCACACCAGCCAGTATAGGTGACAGAGTGTGGTTGGATAACAACGCCAATGGTATTCAAGATGACGGGGAATTAGGTATAAGTAATGCCACTGTCAAACTATTAAATGCAGATAGCACCGTCGTCGCTACTACGACTACAGGCAGTGATGGACTCTACTCCTTCACCAATCTGCAACCAGGAGATTACAAAGTCCAGTTTGTACAACCCACAGGCATTAACGGTGTAAGTCCCGCTAATGCTAGTAGTGATGATAGTGTTGATAGCGATGGACTCATCTCCGATGTTGTTAATCTATCTGCTGGAGACAATGACACCACAGTTGATTCAGGCTTATATAAAACAGCTTCATTAGGAAACTTTGTATTCAATGATGCCAACAATAATGGTATTCAAGATACTACTGAAGCAGGAGTAAGTGGTGTAACTGTTACCCTGACTAGTGGGGGAACTGATGGACTAATTAGTACCACTGGGGACAACACTACTCTGACTACAACTACTAATGCTAGTGGCAGCTACAACTTTGATGGACTAACACCTGGTCAACAATATCAAGTCGGATTCTCGAATTTACCTGCAGGATATCAGTTCACTCAAGCTAACTTAGGTACTGATGATACTGTAGATTCTGATGCTAGTACCAGCACGGGACAAACCCAGATTGTTACTCTTGCTTCTGGTGAAAACAACACTACTGTGGATGCAGGTATTTATCAAAGTACCGATGACTTGTCGATTACCAAAACCGATGGTTTGACGATAGTAACTCCTGGACAGCAGATAACCTACACTATCGCGGCTCAAAATAATGGTTTGATTACTGCTACCAATGCCTTGGTGAGCGATATCATGCCAACTAATCTGACAAATGTCACTTGGACAAGTGTGGCCAGCGGAGGAGCTACTGATAATCAAACTAGTGGTAGAGGGTCTATCAACGATTACGTAACCCTGACAGCGGGTAGCAGCATCACCTATACGGTGACAGGTATAGTGGCTGCCAACGCAGTTTCCACAAATTCTACAGGCAGTCTCACCACATTCGACTTTAATGGCAGTAGTTCGACAGATGGAACAGACGGCAATACCGTCACATTCAAAAAGGATGGTATTTCTGTTACAGCACGTGCCTTTAGCCGTGTAGATCGTACAAATGGAGCTTGGAATAATGCCTATCTTGGTAGCTATAGTGGTGGTTTAGCTGTCACCGATAGCAGCGAATCCACTAGTTCTGATCGCGTTGATAACGTCGGTGGCAGAGATAACTACGTCCTGTTCCAATTCTCTGAATCAGTTGTTGTAAATCAAGCCTATTTGCAATACGTCGTTAATGACAGTGATATGTCTGTCTGGATTGCTAAATTTAACAATACCATCACAACTTTAAGCGACTCAATTCTCAACAGCTTTGGCTTCACTGAAATCAACTTAGGTAGTAGTAGTAATCGCTGGGCAGATATCAATGCTAATCAAAACCTGGGTAACACTCTAGTAATCGCCGCTAAGACGGATGATACAGAAGATAAATTCAAGATTTGGTATTTAGATGTTCAGAAAGATGTTCAGAAATATGTTGCACTAGCAACAGTGTCTCTGACTAATACTGCCACAGTAACTGCTCCCACTGGTTTCACTGACACCAATACCAGCAATAACAGCGCCACCGACACTGACACCGTAATTGCTACTCCTACTGTCCCATCTGCTCCTGGTGTTCCTACCCCTGACTTCTGGGAAAATTGCGACTGGCAGAAGTTCTGGGATCGTATCCAAGGCAACGAACCATCACAAAAAACACAGTCCAATTTCGCCGACAGTGATCTTCTGTTCGCACCTTATACCAATTCTGAACAGCCTGGAAAAGTTCTTGATCCTGTAAGCGGATCTTATGACATAGGGTTACTCATTGGTGACTTCAACCGCAACGGTAAAACTGATGCAGGTGAGAACACAATCTTCTATACTCTCGATCAAGCACGCCAAATTGTTGATTCCAACTTGCACCCCAACACAGATAAGCGGTACGATCTTGGTCATTCTCTAGTTGCTGGTTGGTTGAACTATCTTGCTGGCAACCCCATTGATACCGGCAATACAACTGATCAGGATGAACGATATTACATCAACGAAGGCATCAATTGGTTACGAGCCTTAACTCCAGACGAGAATGGAGATAATAAAGGTGATGGTGCGATCTACCAAATGACGGGTATCTGTAGCGTTAATAGTCCTCACCTTGCTAATAGTGTCTGGACTACTAGTTTTGGCCGCGGCTCCAGTTTACTAAGCGCCTATAGATCCAACACAAATGTCCTCTATCCCTTGGATTCTGGTGACTTGATTAATAGCAACTTGGATGGTTACAATAACAGTCTTGGTCTTGCAGATAATGTTTCCTACGGAGGAAACCCATAA